The genomic DNA TGCAGTATTCAGACTGCCTGATGCATTTAACGTTTATCTAACTTAAAACTGTGGAAATATGAAAATTCCTGAAACGATGAAAGCATTGATAATTGATGCTTACAATTCTAACCTTATTCGTGCAATGCAGGCCATGAAATTGATGGAGATTCCAATGCCTCAGCCAGATGAAAATCACGTGCTTATAAAAATTGAACTGACCCCGGTTAATCCATCTGACATTGCTTTTCTGCGTGGAGGTTACAACATCTCACGCCCATTGCCTGCTATCCCCGGTTTTGAGGGGACCGGAAAAATTGTTGAAACAGGTTCGGGTGTTGATAAAAGTTTTGTCGGAAGGCGGGTTAGCTTTTTCTCCCAAAGCGAATACGGAACCTGGGCGGAGTACACCGTAATAAGGTTGAGCGATTGTATTTTCCTAAACAACGACCTTTCCGTTGAGCAGGCAAGTTGTTTGTTTGTCAATCCCTTTACAGCCCGCGGCATGTTTGATCATATTCTGACCAATGGTCATCAGGCTTTGATCCAGTCAGCAGCAATGGGACAGATCGGGCAATTCATCCGCTATTTTGCCAGAGAATCGAACCTGCCGGTAATCAACCTGGTTCGAAAAGATGTCCACGTCGAAATGTTACAGGCTGAAGGTGAACAATTTGTGCTGAATATGACCAATGAAAAGTTTCAGGATGATCTTGCACGTATGGCTACAGCGCTCAATGCCTCAGCAGCATTGGATGCAGTAGGTGGCGAACTGACCGGTAAAATACTCAATGCCATGCCCAAAGGATCAGAATTAATTTTGTACGGTGGCTTGTCCGGAATACCGGTCGGACAAATGGACCCATTGGAGATCATTTTTAAAAATAAAGTGCTTTGGGGTTTTAACCTTGGCGACTGGCTGAATGATTTATCAGATATCAGGTTGAGTAAAATTTCCGATGAAATTCAAACACTTTTCATCCAAAAAAAGTTGGAAACAAAAATCCAACAAATCTTCCCACTGGAAAATTTCTATGGGGGGCTGCGCAAATATATTTCTAATATGTCCGGCGGAAAGGTGCTTTTCCAGTGCGAATAGGTATCTTGTTGAAATTTAATTTCCCTGATCCAGCTATCATTCAACATTTCTGTAATTTATGGCAGTTTCTTATTTTTTATGTTCCTAAGCTCCAGCCTAAGCTGCATCTATTTCTGCAGGCTTATACCTGCATTTTTGATTGTCGGGCTGACTCTGTCAAGGACAGTAAATATGGTTTACCGATCCTATTCAGCCATTTTGAAAACCTGAAAGTGTCTGGTTTGATTTTTCTTTCGAAAAGTAATCTTCAGTAACATTCCCAGCGTTCAGCTTAGGCTCCAGCCTAAGCTGCATCTATTTCTGCAGGCTCTTGCCTGCATTTTTTAATTGTCAGGTTGATACTGTCAAGGACAAGCAATACGGTTTATTGATCCTATGCAGCTATTTTAAAAACCTGAAAGTGCCTGGTTTGTTTTTTCTTTCGAAAAGTACTCTTCAGAAACATTCCCACCTTCATGGTCACCTTAGCTTTTTAAAACGTTTTTAAATTGGCGAACATCCCAACCAGGTGTTCCTAAATATTGTATTTTTGGTTTTTGAATTTAAAATTAAAAGCCATGAAAAGAAGAGATTTTCTGACTAAGGGTGTTGGCGCCGGGATCGTTGCAGGTGGCGCAGCGTCATTTACGGGAATAGGAAATGTGCTGGCCGGCGGGTTTCAGGGAGGTGATGAAGGTCCTTATGACCTGGTGGCTGTGCGTGGTGGAGAACCGGCACAGATGTTCGACCTGGCATTGGAAGCTGCAGGTGGAATGTCAAAGTGGGTGAAAAAAGGACAGACCGTGGTAGTGAAACCCAATATCGGATGGGATGTTCCGCCTGAACGCGGTGGAAATACCAATCCTGCCCTGGTGAAGCGGATTGTTGAACATTGTTTTCAAGCCGGGGCCAAACAAGTATATGTTTTCGATAACACCTGCGATAAGTGGGATTTGTGTTACAAAAACAGCGGCATCGAACAGGGAGTTAAGGACGCCGGTGGACAGATGGTTCCCGGTCATACCGAAAGCTATTACCACGAGGTACCCGTGGTGAAAGGAAAAAACCTGAAAACAACCAAAGTACATGAGTT from Bacteroidales bacterium includes the following:
- a CDS encoding alcohol dehydrogenase catalytic domain-containing protein, producing the protein MKIPETMKALIIDAYNSNLIRAMQAMKLMEIPMPQPDENHVLIKIELTPVNPSDIAFLRGGYNISRPLPAIPGFEGTGKIVETGSGVDKSFVGRRVSFFSQSEYGTWAEYTVIRLSDCIFLNNDLSVEQASCLFVNPFTARGMFDHILTNGHQALIQSAAMGQIGQFIRYFARESNLPVINLVRKDVHVEMLQAEGEQFVLNMTNEKFQDDLARMATALNASAALDAVGGELTGKILNAMPKGSELILYGGLSGIPVGQMDPLEIIFKNKVLWGFNLGDWLNDLSDIRLSKISDEIQTLFIQKKLETKIQQIFPLENFYGGLRKYISNMSGGKVLFQCE
- a CDS encoding DUF362 domain-containing protein, which encodes MKRRDFLTKGVGAGIVAGGAASFTGIGNVLAGGFQGGDEGPYDLVAVRGGEPAQMFDLALEAAGGMSKWVKKGQTVVVKPNIGWDVPPERGGNTNPALVKRIVEHCFQAGAKQVYVFDNTCDKWDLCYKNSGIEQGVKDAGGQMVPGHTESYYHEVPVVKGKNLKTTKVHELILESDVFINVPVLKHHGSARLTIAMKNLMGVVWDRRWWHKNDLHQCIADYCTFYRKPDLNVVDAYRVMLRNGPRGVSVEDIADMKSLMLSEDMVAIDAAATLLFGIEPSEVNYIGLADEMGVGTSDLSKLNIKRIRV